One Novosphingobium sp. 9U genomic window, GAAGTTGCGCCAGGGCAGGCGCGCCTCGATCACATCCAGGGCTATCGCGGCGGCGGAAAACAGCAGCACTGCCGAGCCGAAGGGCTGGCCGGAGTAGAGATCGTCGAACCCGCCGAGCGGCAAGCCTGCCCACACCGGAAGCAGCCCAGGCCTCAGCTGCCGCCACGAGATGAACACCAGGAACCCGAATGGCGGCAGTACCGGCGCCGATGCGATCAGCGACAAGCCGGGCAGCAGCGAGGCGAGCATGACCGTCAGCCACGGCGTGCCGCGTGCGATCAGCGATGAGGGCTCGCGGTTGATCCGCGGCGCACGCTCGCGTCCGAAGCTGGGCCAAAGCCTCACTGCCAGCCTCTCACTGGCTATCCGGGATGGGGGCTATCGCGGGAGGCGGCACCGGCGCGAAGGGCTGGTCGACGAGCACGTAATCGGCATCGGACGGGTTCGCGAGCACTTGCGCGATCGCGCCGTCACGGGTCAGCCGCGCGGCGATCGCGATGGGCGTGCCCGGTCGATACAGCCCGCCCGACCCGGAGGTGACGAAAACGTCGCCTTTCTTGAGCGGATTGAGGCCCAGGCTGATCAACTTGATGCGGATGGTGCCATCACCCGTTCCTTGGGCAAAGGCCGGCACGCCATCGCTGGCGCGGCGAACGGGGACCAGGCTCTCGGTGTCGGTGATGAGCAGCACGCGCGCGCTGCTCTGCCCGACCTCCAGCACGCGCCCGAGCAGGCCCAGTTCCGAGCGGACCGGCATGCCCTTCTGCACACCGCTGTCGATCCCCGCGGCAAGCGTGGCGAAGCGGCGCGTGCTGGCGGCCGTGGAGCTGGTCAGGCGCGTGACGACGACAGGGGCAGGGTTCTGCCGCGACAGACCGAGCAGGGCTTTCAGCCGCCGGTTCTCAACCTGCGTCGCACGTGCCTCTACCAAGCGCGTCTTGGCGAGCGCGAGTTCGTGTTCCAGTCTGGCATGCTGGCTGCCTGCCTTGATGAAGCCGGCCACCGTGGCGAAAACGCCCTTGCTGGCGGCACGACCCGTCGCGGCGACATGGCCGGCAGGTTCGGTGACGTCGGCCGCCAGCGCGCGCATGCCGGTAAAGGCCTCGGGCTGCACGAACGAGACGACCAGCAGCACCACTCCCAGCAGCACGCCAGCGACGCCCGCGAAGTAGCTGATGAAGATCGTGTACTGCGCCCTGCGGGAAAAGCCCGTGCGCCGGTTCGCAGGCGGCGCCATGCGACGGTCCCTCCTTGTCGAGCGCGCGCCAGCCCCCTTGCGCGCGCTTGCCCCCGACTATGAGCTCAGGCGGTCATCAGAACGCCGCGGTAGATCGGATCTTCCATGGCCCGGCCAGTGCCCAGCGCCACGCACGACAGCGGATCCTCGGCGACGCTGACCGGCAGGCCGGTCTCCTCGCGCAAGTACTCGTCCAGCCCTTGAATAAGCGCGCCGCCGCCGGTGAGGACAATGCCCTGGTCGACGATGTCGGCCGCGAGTTCGGGCGCGGTGTTCTCCAGCGCGATGCGCACGCC contains:
- the mreC gene encoding rod shape-determining protein MreC, yielding MAPPANRRTGFSRRAQYTIFISYFAGVAGVLLGVVLLVVSFVQPEAFTGMRALAADVTEPAGHVAATGRAASKGVFATVAGFIKAGSQHARLEHELALAKTRLVEARATQVENRRLKALLGLSRQNPAPVVVTRLTSSTAASTRRFATLAAGIDSGVQKGMPVRSELGLLGRVLEVGQSSARVLLITDTESLVPVRRASDGVPAFAQGTGDGTIRIKLISLGLNPLKKGDVFVTSGSGGLYRPGTPIAIAARLTRDGAIAQVLANPSDADYVLVDQPFAPVPPPAIAPIPDSQ
- the mreD gene encoding rod shape-determining protein MreD gives rise to the protein MRLWPSFGRERAPRINREPSSLIARGTPWLTVMLASLLPGLSLIASAPVLPPFGFLVFISWRQLRPGLLPVWAGLPLGGFDDLYSGQPFGSAVLLFSAAAIALDVIEARLPWRNFLTEWLVAIGLIIVYTAFGLALANLDGAHTPLRVTWPQIVISILAYPLVGRFVALADRLRLTPFLEIR